One segment of Tenrec ecaudatus isolate mTenEca1 chromosome 1, mTenEca1.hap1, whole genome shotgun sequence DNA contains the following:
- the FUBP1 gene encoding far upstream element-binding protein 1 isoform X4 translates to MADYSTVPPPSSGPAGGGGGGGGVNDAFKDALQRARQIAAKIGGDAGTSLNSNDYGYGGQKRPLEDGDGSWTSPSSTTHWEGMPSPFKDQPDAKKVAPQNDSFGAQLPPMHQQQRSVMTEEYKVPDGMVGFIIGRGGEQISRIQQESGCKIQIAPDSGGLPERSCMLTGTPESVQSAKRLLDQIVEKGRPAPGFHHGDGPGNAVQEIMIPASKAGLVIGKGGETIKQLQERAGVKMVMIQDGPQNTGADKPLRITGDPYKVQQAKEMVLELIRDQGGFREVRNEYGSRIGGNEGIDVPIPRFAVGIVIGRNGEMIKKIQNDAGVRIQFKPDDGTTPDRIAQITGPPDRCQHAAEIITDLLRSVQAGNPGGPGPGGRGRGRGQGNWNMGPPGGLQEFNFIVPTGKTGLIIGKGGETIKSISQQSGARIELQRNPPPNADPNMKLFTIRGTPQQIDYARQLIEEKIGGPVNPLGPPVPHGPHGVPGPHGPPGPPGPGAPMGPYNPAPYNPGPPGPAPHGPPAPYAPQGWGNAYPHWQQQAPPDPAKAGTDPNSAAWAAYYAHYYQQQAQPPPAAPTGAPTTTQTNGQGDQQNPAPAGQVDYTKAWEEYYKKMGQAVPAPTGAPPGGQPDYSAAWAEYYRQQAAYYAQTSPQGMPQHPPAPQGFENHARSHHHLY, encoded by the exons attgCAGCCAAAATTGGAGGTGATGCTGGTACATCACTGAATTCAAATGACTATGGTTATGGGGGACAAAAAAGACCTTTGGAAGATGGAG ATGGCTCTTGGACAAGTCCGAGCAGTACAACACACTGGGAGGGAATGCCCTCTCCTTTTAAAG ATCAACCAGATGCTAAGAAAGTTGCCCCTCAAAATGACT CTTTTGGAGCACAGTTACCACCAATGCACCAGCAGCAAAG GTCTGTAATGACTGAAGAATACAAAGTTCCAGATGGAATGGTTGGATTCA TAATTGGCCGAGGAGGAGAACAGATCTCACGCATACAACAGGAATCTGGATGCAAAATACAGATAGCTCCCG acAGTGGTGGCCTTCCAGAAAGATCTTGTATGTTAACTGGTACACCTGAATCTGTCCA ATCAGCAAAACGTTTGTTGGATCAGAttgttgaaaaaggaagaccagccCCTGGTTTCCATCATGGTGATGGACCAGGAAATGCAGTTCAAGAAATCATGATTCCAGCTAGCAAGGCAGGATTAGTtattgggaagggaggagaaactaTTAAACAACTTCAG GAACGGGCTGGAGTTAAAATGGTTATGATTCAAGATGGGCCTCAGAACACTGGCGCTGACAAACCACTTAGGATTACAGGAGACCCATACAAAGTTCAG CAAGCCAAGGAAATGGTGTTAGAGTTAATTCGTGATCAAGGTGGTTTCAGAGAAGTTCGAAATGAATATGGGTCAAGAATAGGAGGAAATGAAGGGATAGAT gtccCTATTCCAAGATTTGCTGTTGGCATTGTAATAGGAAGGAATGgagagatgattaaaaaaatacaaaatgatGCTGGTGTTCGAATTCAGTTTAAACCAG atgaTGGGACAACACCTGACAGAATAGCACAAATAACAGGACCTCCAGACAGATGTCAGCATGCGGCAGAAATTATTACAGACCTCCTTCGAAGTGTTCAG GCTGGTAATCCTGGTGGACCTGGACCTGGTGGTCGAGGAAGAGGTCGAGGTCAAGGCAACTGGAACATGGGGCCACCTGGTGGACTACAAGAATTTAATTTCATTGTACCAACTGGGAAAACTGGATTGATAATAGGAAAAG GAGGTGAAACTATAAAAAGCATAAGTCAACAATCTGGTGCAAGAATAGAACTTCAGAGAAATCCTCCACCAAATGCAGATCCTAATATGAAGCTATTTACTATTCGTGGCACCCCACAGCAAATAGACTATGCTCGGCAACTCATAGAAGAAAAGATTGGT GGCCCAGTAAATCCATTAGGACCACCTGTACCCCATGGGCCACATGGTGTTCCAGGTCCCCATGGCCCTCCTGGACCTCCAGGACCTGGAGCACCAATGGGACCATATAATCCTGCACCGTATAATCCAGGACCACCTGGCCCTGCTCCTCA tgGCCCTCCAGCCCCATATGCTCCCCAGGGATGGGGAAATGCCTATCCACACTGGCAACAGCAGGCTCCTCCTGATCCAG cTAAGGCAGGAACAGATCCGAATTCAGCAGCTTGGGCTGCTTATTATGCTCACTACTACCAGCAACAAGCACAACCACCACCTGCAGCTCCTACGGGTGCACCAACCACAACCCAAACAAATGGGCAAG GAGATCAGCAAAATCCAGCTCCAGCTGGGCAGGTGGATTATACCAAGGCTTGGGAAGAATACTACAAGAAAATGG gtcaAGCAGTTCCTGCTCCGACTGGGGCCCCACCAGGTGGTCAGCCAGATTATAGTGCAGCTTGGGCTGAGTACTATAGACAGCAAGCAGCCTACTATGCCCAGACAAGTCCACAAGGAATGCCACAACATCCTCCAGCACCTCAG GGATTTGAAAATCATGCAAGAAGCCACCACCATTTATATTAa
- the FUBP1 gene encoding far upstream element-binding protein 1 isoform X3 — translation MADYSTVPPPSSGPAGGGGGGGGVNDAFKDALQRARQIAAKIGGDAGTSLNSNDYGYGGQKRPLEDGDGSWTSPSSTTHWEGMPSPFKDQPDAKKVAPQNDSFGAQLPPMHQQQSRSVMTEEYKVPDGMVGFIIGRGGEQISRIQQESGCKIQIAPDSGGLPERSCMLTGTPESVQSAKRLLDQIVEKGRPAPGFHHGDGPGNAVQEIMIPASKAGLVIGKGGETIKQLQERAGVKMVMIQDGPQNTGADKPLRITGDPYKVQQAKEMVLELIRDQGGFREVRNEYGSRIGGNEGIDVPIPRFAVGIVIGRNGEMIKKIQNDAGVRIQFKPDDGTTPDRIAQITGPPDRCQHAAEIITDLLRSVQAGNPGGPGPGGRGRGRGQGNWNMGPPGGLQEFNFIVPTGKTGLIIGKGGETIKSISQQSGARIELQRNPPPNADPNMKLFTIRGTPQQIDYARQLIEEKIGGPVNPLGPPVPHGPHGVPGPHGPPGPPGPGAPMGPYNPAPYNPGPPGPAPHGPPAPYAPQGWGNAYPHWQQQAPPDPAKAGTDPNSAAWAAYYAHYYQQQAQPPPAAPTGAPTTTQTNGQGDQQNPAPAGQVDYTKAWEEYYKKMGQAVPAPTGAPPGGQPDYSAAWAEYYRQQAAYYAQTSPQGMPQHPPAPQGFENHARSHHHLY, via the exons attgCAGCCAAAATTGGAGGTGATGCTGGTACATCACTGAATTCAAATGACTATGGTTATGGGGGACAAAAAAGACCTTTGGAAGATGGAG ATGGCTCTTGGACAAGTCCGAGCAGTACAACACACTGGGAGGGAATGCCCTCTCCTTTTAAAG ATCAACCAGATGCTAAGAAAGTTGCCCCTCAAAATGACT CTTTTGGAGCACAGTTACCACCAATGCACCAGCAGCAAAG CAGGTCTGTAATGACTGAAGAATACAAAGTTCCAGATGGAATGGTTGGATTCA TAATTGGCCGAGGAGGAGAACAGATCTCACGCATACAACAGGAATCTGGATGCAAAATACAGATAGCTCCCG acAGTGGTGGCCTTCCAGAAAGATCTTGTATGTTAACTGGTACACCTGAATCTGTCCA ATCAGCAAAACGTTTGTTGGATCAGAttgttgaaaaaggaagaccagccCCTGGTTTCCATCATGGTGATGGACCAGGAAATGCAGTTCAAGAAATCATGATTCCAGCTAGCAAGGCAGGATTAGTtattgggaagggaggagaaactaTTAAACAACTTCAG GAACGGGCTGGAGTTAAAATGGTTATGATTCAAGATGGGCCTCAGAACACTGGCGCTGACAAACCACTTAGGATTACAGGAGACCCATACAAAGTTCAG CAAGCCAAGGAAATGGTGTTAGAGTTAATTCGTGATCAAGGTGGTTTCAGAGAAGTTCGAAATGAATATGGGTCAAGAATAGGAGGAAATGAAGGGATAGAT gtccCTATTCCAAGATTTGCTGTTGGCATTGTAATAGGAAGGAATGgagagatgattaaaaaaatacaaaatgatGCTGGTGTTCGAATTCAGTTTAAACCAG atgaTGGGACAACACCTGACAGAATAGCACAAATAACAGGACCTCCAGACAGATGTCAGCATGCGGCAGAAATTATTACAGACCTCCTTCGAAGTGTTCAG GCTGGTAATCCTGGTGGACCTGGACCTGGTGGTCGAGGAAGAGGTCGAGGTCAAGGCAACTGGAACATGGGGCCACCTGGTGGACTACAAGAATTTAATTTCATTGTACCAACTGGGAAAACTGGATTGATAATAGGAAAAG GAGGTGAAACTATAAAAAGCATAAGTCAACAATCTGGTGCAAGAATAGAACTTCAGAGAAATCCTCCACCAAATGCAGATCCTAATATGAAGCTATTTACTATTCGTGGCACCCCACAGCAAATAGACTATGCTCGGCAACTCATAGAAGAAAAGATTGGT GGCCCAGTAAATCCATTAGGACCACCTGTACCCCATGGGCCACATGGTGTTCCAGGTCCCCATGGCCCTCCTGGACCTCCAGGACCTGGAGCACCAATGGGACCATATAATCCTGCACCGTATAATCCAGGACCACCTGGCCCTGCTCCTCA tgGCCCTCCAGCCCCATATGCTCCCCAGGGATGGGGAAATGCCTATCCACACTGGCAACAGCAGGCTCCTCCTGATCCAG cTAAGGCAGGAACAGATCCGAATTCAGCAGCTTGGGCTGCTTATTATGCTCACTACTACCAGCAACAAGCACAACCACCACCTGCAGCTCCTACGGGTGCACCAACCACAACCCAAACAAATGGGCAAG GAGATCAGCAAAATCCAGCTCCAGCTGGGCAGGTGGATTATACCAAGGCTTGGGAAGAATACTACAAGAAAATGG gtcaAGCAGTTCCTGCTCCGACTGGGGCCCCACCAGGTGGTCAGCCAGATTATAGTGCAGCTTGGGCTGAGTACTATAGACAGCAAGCAGCCTACTATGCCCAGACAAGTCCACAAGGAATGCCACAACATCCTCCAGCACCTCAG GGATTTGAAAATCATGCAAGAAGCCACCACCATTTATATTAa
- the FUBP1 gene encoding far upstream element-binding protein 1 isoform X1: MADYSTVPPPSSGPAGGGGGGGGVNDAFKDALQRARQIAAKIGGDAGTSLNSNDYGYGGQKRPLEDGDGSWTSPSSTTHWEGMPSPFKDQPDAKKVAPQNDSFGAQLPPMHQQQSRSVMTEEYKVPDGMVGFIIGRGGEQISRIQQESGCKIQIAPDSGGLPERSCMLTGTPESVQSAKRLLDQIVEKGRPAPGFHHGDGPGNAVQEIMIPASKAGLVIGKGGETIKQLQERAGVKMVMIQDGPQNTGADKPLRITGDPYKVQQAKEMVLELIRDQGGFREVRNEYGSRIGGNEGIDVPIPRFAVGIVIGRNGEMIKKIQNDAGVRIQFKPDDGTTPDRIAQITGPPDRCQHAAEIITDLLRSVQAGNPGGPGPGGRGRGRGQGNWNMGPPGGLQEFNFIVPTGKTGLIIGKGGETIKSISQQSGARIELQRNPPPNADPNMKLFTIRGTPQQIDYARQLIEEKIGGPVNPLGPPVPHGPHGVPGPHGPPGPPGPGAPMGPYNPAPYNPGPPGPAPHGPPAPYAPQGWGNAYPHWQQQAPPDPAKAGTDPNSAAWAAYYAHYYQQQAQPPPAAPTGAPTTTQTNGQGDQQNPAPAGQVDYTKAWEEYYKKMELGRGTTSGAGAAAVVAATSRTPTPTLAVTSWGDRGGGGGNDSSSSSGVKTQQVTCRCFPHGVCKEDKNCHYLHDLSDSPYGDCSRYEHSKPLKQEEAVTIDPAEKPSLTVSSSLSPGVRPLTRMSMGEEELRSPNLAVLGAGAEDWANAVEFVPGQPYYGRTLLACPKVPSQDSVTTKQSEKEQPVDTKKQLCPCASVGKCSYGENCVYLHGDLCDICRLQVLHPMDAAQRAHHIKSCIETHKKDMELSFVVQSSKDMVCGICMEVVYEKANPSERRFGILTNCNHTYCLTCIRKWRSAKQFESKIIKSCPECRITSNFVIPSEYWVEEKEEKQKLIQKYKEAMSDKACRYFDEGRGSCPFGGYCFYKHAYPDGRREEPQRQKVGASRCQPRSRSHLWEFTEEQERAFDQDEEEGEMLLMLMAAGGDDELTDSEDE, from the exons attgCAGCCAAAATTGGAGGTGATGCTGGTACATCACTGAATTCAAATGACTATGGTTATGGGGGACAAAAAAGACCTTTGGAAGATGGAG ATGGCTCTTGGACAAGTCCGAGCAGTACAACACACTGGGAGGGAATGCCCTCTCCTTTTAAAG ATCAACCAGATGCTAAGAAAGTTGCCCCTCAAAATGACT CTTTTGGAGCACAGTTACCACCAATGCACCAGCAGCAAAG CAGGTCTGTAATGACTGAAGAATACAAAGTTCCAGATGGAATGGTTGGATTCA TAATTGGCCGAGGAGGAGAACAGATCTCACGCATACAACAGGAATCTGGATGCAAAATACAGATAGCTCCCG acAGTGGTGGCCTTCCAGAAAGATCTTGTATGTTAACTGGTACACCTGAATCTGTCCA ATCAGCAAAACGTTTGTTGGATCAGAttgttgaaaaaggaagaccagccCCTGGTTTCCATCATGGTGATGGACCAGGAAATGCAGTTCAAGAAATCATGATTCCAGCTAGCAAGGCAGGATTAGTtattgggaagggaggagaaactaTTAAACAACTTCAG GAACGGGCTGGAGTTAAAATGGTTATGATTCAAGATGGGCCTCAGAACACTGGCGCTGACAAACCACTTAGGATTACAGGAGACCCATACAAAGTTCAG CAAGCCAAGGAAATGGTGTTAGAGTTAATTCGTGATCAAGGTGGTTTCAGAGAAGTTCGAAATGAATATGGGTCAAGAATAGGAGGAAATGAAGGGATAGAT gtccCTATTCCAAGATTTGCTGTTGGCATTGTAATAGGAAGGAATGgagagatgattaaaaaaatacaaaatgatGCTGGTGTTCGAATTCAGTTTAAACCAG atgaTGGGACAACACCTGACAGAATAGCACAAATAACAGGACCTCCAGACAGATGTCAGCATGCGGCAGAAATTATTACAGACCTCCTTCGAAGTGTTCAG GCTGGTAATCCTGGTGGACCTGGACCTGGTGGTCGAGGAAGAGGTCGAGGTCAAGGCAACTGGAACATGGGGCCACCTGGTGGACTACAAGAATTTAATTTCATTGTACCAACTGGGAAAACTGGATTGATAATAGGAAAAG GAGGTGAAACTATAAAAAGCATAAGTCAACAATCTGGTGCAAGAATAGAACTTCAGAGAAATCCTCCACCAAATGCAGATCCTAATATGAAGCTATTTACTATTCGTGGCACCCCACAGCAAATAGACTATGCTCGGCAACTCATAGAAGAAAAGATTGGT GGCCCAGTAAATCCATTAGGACCACCTGTACCCCATGGGCCACATGGTGTTCCAGGTCCCCATGGCCCTCCTGGACCTCCAGGACCTGGAGCACCAATGGGACCATATAATCCTGCACCGTATAATCCAGGACCACCTGGCCCTGCTCCTCA tgGCCCTCCAGCCCCATATGCTCCCCAGGGATGGGGAAATGCCTATCCACACTGGCAACAGCAGGCTCCTCCTGATCCAG cTAAGGCAGGAACAGATCCGAATTCAGCAGCTTGGGCTGCTTATTATGCTCACTACTACCAGCAACAAGCACAACCACCACCTGCAGCTCCTACGGGTGCACCAACCACAACCCAAACAAATGGGCAAG GAGATCAGCAAAATCCAGCTCCAGCTGGGCAGGTGGATTATACCAAGGCTTGGGAAGAATACTACAAGAAAATGG AGTTGGGCAGGGGAACAACATCtggagcaggagcagcagcagtggTAGCAGCGACCTCCCGCACTCCCACCCCTACCCTCGCGGTCACCTCAtggggggacaggggtgggggaggcggcaacgacagcagcagcagcagcggcgtcAAGACCCAACAGGTCACCTGCAGGTGCTTCCCTCATGGTGTCTGTAAAGAAGACAAGAACTGTCACTACTTGCACGACCTCTCCGACAGCCCCTATGGGGACTGCAGCAGATATGAACATAGCAAACCACTGAAGCAGGAAGAAGCGGTCACTATAGATCCAGCTGAGAAGCCATCCCTCACTGTGTCCTCCAGCCTCTCACCTGGAGTCAGACCGCTCACCAGGATGAGTATGGGTGAAGAAGAATTGAGAAGTCCAAATTTGGCTGTTCTCGGGGCAGGTGCAGAGGACTGGGCAAATGCTGTAGAGTTTGTTCCTGGACAGCCCTACTATGGCCGGACTCTCCTGGCCTGCCCTAAAGTCCCGTCACAGGACTCGGTGACCACGAAGCAATCGGAGAAAGAGCAGCCCGTGGACACCAAGAAGCAGCTGTGCCCCTGCGCATCAGTGGGCAAGTGCAGCTATGGGGAAAACTGTGTGTACCTCCATGGGGACTTGTGTGACATATGCAGACTGCAGGTCCTACATCCCATGGACGCTGCCCAGCGTGCACACCACATCAAATCATGCATCGAGACCCACAAAAAGGACATGGAGCTCTCCTTTGTGGTCCAGAGCAGCAAGGACATGGTGTGTGGCATCTGCATGGAGGTGGTCTATGAGAAGGCCAACCCCAGTGAGCGCCGCTTCGGGATCCTGACCAACTGCAACCACACCTACTGTCTCACGTGCATCCGAAAGTGGAGAAGCGCCAAACAGTTTGAGAGCAAGATCATTAAGTCCTGTCCCGAGTGCCGCATCACATCTAACTTTGTCATTCCCAGTGAGTACTGGgtagaggagaaagaagagaagcaGAAACTCATTCAGAAATATAAGGAGGCAATGAGCGACAAGGCGTGCAGGTATTTTGATGAAGGACGTGGAAGCTGCCCTTTTGGAGGCTACTGTTTTTACAAGCATGCCTACCCCGATGGCCGTAGAGAGGAGCCCCAGAGACAGAAAGTGGGAGCGAGCAGATGCCAGCCTCGGTCCAGGAGCCACCTATGGGAGTTCACTGAAGAGCAAGAAAGAGCCTTTGACCAGGATGAAGAGGAGGGCGAAATGTTGCTTATGCTTATGGCTGCAGGTGGAGACGACGAGCTGACGGACTCGGAAGATGAGTAA